GTGTATGATGTTAAAGCTTAGGGTTAGTGTCGGGATATTATTAGTGTTGTCCAATAAGTGGCAACTTGTTCATAAATTTAATttttacccccctcccccaaaaaaaaaaaaaaaaaaaaaaaaattgcaagtaataataatatagaattaTTAGTAGtatgactaataataataataataataataatataatagtagccagaataatatataatataataaaaatatgtattaatatataatataatatattaatgtataatataaatataataatataataaaatataatataataatgaataatatattaatattctaaatattatatatatatatatatatatatatatatataacaatccaATAATTATTACAAGTATTAATGTGAATTAGAAGTAATAATATAGTGCTATTATATAAGTGATAATAGGAAtcttataaattattattattataatagaaaTATTAAGGCCATATTCACACATGGAGTATCTGCTGCAAAAATTTCCATGACCTCCTCCAAATGGGGTTTACAGAAAGCTCTCACTTTTCTGCAGAAACTGGCCCATTTAGATGCAGAAATTACTGCAACAAGTCTGCCGTGTATGAATGTAACCTAAGAGCAAGTGTAATCACAcctgcagtttttgatgcagttttctgagccaagAAATAAACCTAGAAGAAAGGCGACGTGTGGTGGAATAAGTCACGTCTTGTAAACCTCTCATTCCTTTTcagtccactttggctcaaaaaaactacataaaaaacTGCCATAAATACTGCATGTGTGATCACAGTCCTGTTTTCTTGCAGCGCAGTAAGGGTTAACCCCAGCAGAAAATAAATCAGCATTTCCTTACCTTCCTCCAAGGGATCCAAAATAAATATTTAGTGACTGTGCACATCATGTGATTACTGGAGTTATAGAAAATAttgttttttccatttattaCGATTTTTATTGCGCCCTCGGTTAAGGAGGTAAATAACTGACCGCTCTGCCATCACGAGTTAACCCGTCTGGGCCTGGCTTAAAAAAAATTGAGCCTAGGCCGGGTAGTATGAGAATCGGATCCATCCAAGACACGTGTCCATATAGATTGGGTTTATAGTCTTGGAAAAccaaaaatatttcaaaaattttaaacaaaaaaaaatttcaggtttcACGAGAAATGATCAACGTTTGAGAAATATTAcagaattttttaatttatttttttaaattattatggcatattttaaattttttttgctaaGTAAAAACATTTTTGACTTTGTAAAAAgtatccaaaaaaaataaaaaaattgtcccATGATGAAATGATGCTATTATTACATCCaaagaaaatcaaattttttaaaattatatttgtgACCTTTAGAATTTTTATGTTTTGGTCGTGTTCTTATGGTCTCAGTGGGAAAAACAGGATTAtattaggaaagaaaaaaaaaaagagtctccGAGAGACAAAAGCAAATGACTTGATCCCAAAGGCAAAACCACAAAATATTTTCCTGTCTGCTTTTAAGATGGAGCTTAACTGACTGAAGTTTCAGAACAAAAAAAGTTTTTAGCCATTTGAAGGAATTAGAAATTTATGTGAAACGAGCAAAAAAATTGATGGTCAAATTTTTGTTAAACtttaattttttaactttttgaaaaaaaaatttaaaccacTTTTCAAAAATTACTTTGACAACAAAAACTACTAACACAAGTTGCCTTTTCTGTTATATTTTTGACCAGTCTGATGGATTTTTTAGTGGTCGGAGACAAGGACATAAAAAAAGAGCTCAACTTTAAACAAAAATTTTCTTAACTCCATGAACTTTGGGCCCAGGTTTGACATAAGCTCTAAGTTTATTAGTAGTTGGTTGGTCAATGTTGTCGGCCTACGTAAGTGGTCCCTAATATGTGGGTCCCCCACTTGTAAAAAATATAACGCACATGTCCTCTGAGAGGCCCGCGTGTTATGTTTTTGGAGACCCACAGATTGGTAACCAATGGTCTATGTACAGGAACTTAGCAAGGCAAGGATTCGGATACATGCAAATGTTCTCCCCTTTACATGAACAATATATTTTTTGGGGTTCTCATTAATGGTCCTCCTATTCCTTCTTCCAACAGTTTACTGAGCGAGAACGAGAAACGGCCATTTGTAGAAGAGGCCGAGAGACTCAGAGTGCAACACAAGAAAGATCACCCCGATTATAAGTATCAACCACGTAGGAGGAAGAGTGTCAAAGCTGGACAAAGCGACTCCGATTCTGGCGCCGAACTGGGCCATCACCCTGGTTCTCAAATGTACAAATCAGACTCTGGCCTTGGAGGAATGGGAGATGGTCATCTTCATGGAGAACATGCAGGTAATGAGATTTCACCAGTCAGACAGAGAGCGTTAAGTTGATCATATGGTATTCCATTACTGGGAGCCTAATAAGTATTCAGTtctcctgcagtgcccccacaggagaaataaagtattacagtTTCAGCATGTAATGCAGGAAAGTGCGATCCTCCAGGGCGAGTGACTCTTGTAGCCACTCTTCAGCCTCACTAAAAGATGAGAGTCCTGAATGTCAGACATCCCCAGTCTATTACCCTGAAATAAACTTTTTGACAATGGGGTTTTGGAACCATAGCATCTTTTTAAGTAAATTGACCAGAAGCTGTTGCACCCATAGATGGTGCAATACCGAGGTGTTCTTCTGTAGGTACATCTTACTAATCATGCAATAACTTTTTGGCTATTTTTGTAATCCTATGATCACTATGGGTACATTACAATGTTCATAGGAtacatttttggccatttttgtaAGGCTGTTGTATCATTTATCTTATTGTTCAGTTTCTCTAGCTTTCAGCTGATTTCCAGTAAAAATGAGATAGTCGGTGCCAGCAGCTATTAGTTGTCTAGAATAGTTTTTGCTCAGCCGCAAGCCCAAGAGGCAAAACTTTCCAGAAACAAATTCTCTGGATGCCTGTAAGATTTCTTTGGACTTAGTTTGTACACATAAGATGGTGACTTGCCGGCTATGAAGATGTTTGTTGTGATCCAAATAATGATGTTTCTCCTTTGTTATCTTCTGCCACTAGGTCAAAACCATGGACCTCCCACTCCACCGACTACCCCCAAGACTGACCTACACCATGGTGGGAAGCAAGAGCTGAAACATGAAGGGCGGCGGTTAATGGACAATGGGCGTCAGAACATTGACTTCAGTAATGTGGACATTAACGAGTTGAGCAGTGAAGTCATCAACAACATCGAGACCTTTGATGTCCATGAATTTGACCAGTACTTGCCTCTTAATGGCCATGGAGCTCTTTCAGCTGACCATGGGCAGAATCCTACGGCTCCACCTTATGCTGCTCCCTATGCACACCCAGCCGGAAACCCACAAGCGCCTGTTTGGTCCCATAAAAGTCCTTCTAATTCAACCTCGTCATCTGAGTCTAGTCAACAAAGGCCTCACATTAAGACGGAGCAGCTGAGTCCCAGTCATTACAGTGACCAATCTCATGGATCCCCTACCCATTCTGACTACAACTCCTATAGTACCCAGGCTTGTGCCACCACTGTGTCCAGTTCCTCAATACCCAGTCCTTTTCCCAGTTCTCAGTGTGACTACACAGACCTCCCAAGCTCCAACTACTATAACCCCTACTCTAGTTACCCATCCAGTTTGTACCAGTATCCTTACTTCCATTCATCTCGGCGCCCTTATGCCACCCCTATCCTCAACAGCCTGTCCATTCCACCATCCCACAGTCCCAACTCCAACTGGGATCAGCCAGTCTACACAACCTTGACAAGGCCTTAAAGAGCTATGAACTTTTTGGACTGAGGACTAATATGCCATAGATATGTCTGGTTGTCATGAAGTCTTCCAAGACATGTGCACTATAGACAGAATGTACAGGTAGGAGGCGCTGTTCCAGTTGTTATATAAGTGCCTGCTGACAAAAAAATGAGATGATCTCTTTAAGAGCTAAGAGTTCTGTCTGACTtttccagaggatttttttttcttcgagAAACTTTTTGAATTTGACATACAATGAAGGATGGACCTCAGATTTCCACATGAAGACTGAGAATCTCTAGGCACAACTAGGAGGCATCTAAAGTTTTGATGTTTACCAGAACATGTGAGATAGACCAAGTGCTATGACCAATAACTGACTTCTAACTATTTGTTTTCAGTAAATGCTGGGGTAGAGGGCCAGTCTTTTGTCAACTTTACACAGTCCCAGTATTTCTCTGGATCTAATGCAATAGAATTACAGAAAAcaccagtaaaaaaaattaaaaaaaattccaaatagaatttttttggggaaatttTTGAAAACTTGCCCCATAGACCAAACATagggcaaaataaaaaaaaatctaatttttttcttTGGTCACTTCATTGTGTCTCAGGCTTGGACTACATATTGTCTATTTCAGTGAAAATTTTAAGCAAAATGTTTGGTtgtaattaactttttttttttcaaatgttctTATAGTTTTTGAGatttgttaaatatatatataaatatatttatgtgCCATATATTTTAAGTGATTTAATGATTTTATTCATTGaactgggagaaaaaaaaatttgagaggGAAGAAAGAAAATTGGTAATTGTCAGTCTTTTTGGAAAAGGCTGAAACGGGGGTCCATTCAAATTTTTCGTTACGAATTTACTGTTGGATTTGTCGGACCAGCAAATGTATAATAGTTATAATAATAGGTGCTGGTTACGTAATATTTCAAGAAAAACCTATTTTTGGCAAATTTGGTAAATATTTATTAACACCAACAAATAAGAATTCTTCCGTTTCACGTAGATTACCAGGGACCAGAGTCTTCCCACCAAGCTAAGACACTAAAAACCTCtcccattattttattttatttttttttttaacttagttTATGactaatattttttttgttgctattTTATTGTTCCCTTTCATTGTATGCTGAGCATATAATAATTTCTATTTTATCGTAACTTGtgcctttttttaaaatataaaaaaactttgtaaattaaaaaaaaatctagaaattaTTTTTGTCCtacttttttcttactttttttctaaaaaaaaaaaaaaaattgtgtcttcgGATCGAATTTTCATGTTTATGCATTTACGCGAAATTCTCTGTTTTCAGcaaatttctatttttctgttcGTGTGAACGAATCCATTCGTATGTACGTCGctgatatttttgtttttcattaagCAAAGCTAACTTTTGTATATGCTTTCTTCGAGAAAATTAAAAtggctttttattaaaaaaaaaacaaacaaaaaaacaacgacTCGACTGTGTCCCTCTGTGTTGAGTACAActattcaaaaagaaaaaaaaatagggggGTAAATATTGTGGCAAAAAATTTGATTAGGGTACGCCATATTAAATTTTGTTTGGTCTGGGCCTGTGTTTTTTAAATATATGCAATTGTTGGAACAGATTAGccctgaattatttttttttcgtgaaaatgtaacaaaaaaaattcaaaaaatctcCGATCCGTTTCTTGGGCTGATATTAATTTAAGAAAACAACCATGAAACCAAGACAGTCTGGGACCAGCCCAGTCTGAATCAAGTCTACATAAATGTGGAAAGTATTTGTCAGGTTGCTTTATTTACTGAAGATGTGGCTCAGAATACAGTGTAAAAATCTATTCACGCACTCTTCGTCTCCAGCTTATTTGCTTTGGGACTGAGATGTTTGAATTGTGATCTTAATATGGAAGATGGGTTTGCTTTGCTTAAGTACACATTCTGTATGGAAAGACATCATGCGGGTAATCCACATAAGtctgaataaaaattaaaaaaataaataaaaaagaaacaattTAAATATGAAATAATCTAAAAAGTtgagtaaaaaattaaaatgtaaaaattctaAATTTGTATAAATTTGTGATATTGAAGGATTCCCTGGAAAAATAATTTAAATTagataaaatgtaaattttttttttttttataaagttgaACTTTTTAGTGTAAAATAATGGAGTGTTCCAAAAAATTTGCTACAGGGGACTCAATTTGGCAGTTTGATAACTCAATCTAGGGCTTGTATTACCAGAGATACAACCACTTGGGGAATATCATATGTAAGAAGATATCACTTTAGTTTTGCCGTGCAGTAGAATGACTGTGAAATTAATTTAGAATGTGCGATCGCTTCTTGGTTATTAGCGCGGATAAAAATTATGGAGTTGAAATCTATTTGGGGACTGTATCaagatttttaacatttttagtaTTAGATCTAAAATTTCTAGTAATGATGGTTAATCCTAATTCCATTGTTATGAGGcaattttttatggcctataaaggtagaaaaaacttaaaaaataagcaaaaatttAAGGAACCTCCCATTTATCAGATATGTAATGACCCTTGGTTCTAGCCGGAATCCCACAATCTCAGCAAATATCCTTGTGAGTGGCTCGTGTCCTGCGCTTTCTCTATATACAGATGCCACTACGTATAGGCACGGTCACCGCAGGCAATGGCAGTAGCACCTCCAAAATTTATGACCCTACATCGCACACTCTCCGCATAGTATCCTCCATAGTCTCTCTGCTACGTAAAACATTGGGCCCAATTGATCCTCACTTGGACGCCAGTATACAAGCCATggaaagtcacaatttttgttgcatgtgtatgtgtttttgggTTAAAATATTCCCATTTTTGGTGACTTTTACCATTTTGCAATGGGCCCATCAGATTTACTGGCTTGAGTAATACCAGACATCTCTCCTGGTCCATGACTGTCATAGATTTACTTTCTGGCATTGGGGAGCCCTCTCTAGTGCACTAAAGGAGGAGcctccagttaaaaaaaataccTGGTTATCTTGGGGTCTTAGGCCTTgttgacatctgcgttggtaatccatttgggaagGGGGTCCGCAtgtggactaccgaacacattggcaagcagtgtgtagTGAAGGCTCTCAAACCCCATAGatgataatggggtccatgtgctttctgcacggtctccgcatggaacatgcagacaggaaagtagttcacgttCTACTTTCCTGtgcgcatgttccgtgcggagaccacatggaccccattacattctaagaggtccatgtgctttcactgcacaccgcttgccaatgtgttcgctAGTCCATTTGAGGATGCCCCCGattggattaccgacacagatgtgaacgaggcctcaaaTGGTCTGTATAGTTTTTTGGGCAGTTCTATGTTCACTGTTTGCACTGTGTGGCCATTAGTCAGACCTATGAGGGTCTGGTGggtcatgtataaaaaaaatctgggtATCAAGGGAGGTGATAATGGACCATACCACCTTACCTGAGGTATCAGATGGAGGGTCAGGGAAACATTTTTGCTCAGCGAGATACCGGCAGCATGTCACTCACCGCTGCGGCATTGACACAGTTTTTAGTCCATGTCTAAGTCTATGTGAGACCTGCAACCAAAACCCAACAAGCTAGGATTTTATGTAACTCTGCATGATGTCACTTGTCACAATGTGACATCATAGAGATACAGTTAAAGTATTGTGGGACTTTATGTTGCTGTCACATGTTGCACTAGCCTATATGTGTGCAATATTTCTTCCATATTTTCGCCTTCATATAACCTACTTGACAATAACACAAGTAATCTAGTAATTTCTGGAAAGGCGACTACATGTAGGCTTACAGTATGTAGCGAAAAATAACACGAAAGGTACAAAACCCAAACAGGACAAGTAATAGTACCGTTATATAGAGCGCGATTGTTGTGCAATGAAATGTTACCTAACGGAATATTCTGCTCGGGGTTTCCACAGGATGAAACCATTCTGATTCTGAAACTGATAAACTCTCCACATCTAGACCGGATCACAAAGCTGAGAGTTTGCTGCAATGTGTTAGTGTAGGCCATTCTCTGCCAGCTAAGGCTCAGTCCACATCTGTGTCAGACTCTGTTCACACACATAATCCTATGAACACAACATTCTACACTTTTCTGTGTTATTGGCCACCATTAGAAAAAAACCCCGCACAGAATACTATCATTCCTAttctacagtataatatacatatgTCAGAGCTATACACctggtatagtagttatattcttgtacataggagcagtattatagtagttatattcttgtacatagggggcagtattatagtagttatattcttgtacataggaggcagtattatagtagttatattcttgtacataggagcagtattatagtagttatattcttgtacataggagcagtattatagtagttatattcttgtacatagggggcagtattatagtagttatattcttgtacataggagtagtattatagtagttatattcttgtacataggagcagtattatagtagttatattcttgtacataggagcagtattatagtagttatattcttgtacataggaggtagtattatagtagttatattcttgtacataggagcagtattatagtagttatattcttgtacatagggggcagtattatagtagttatattcttgtacataggagcagtattatagtagttatattcttgtacatagggggcagtattatagtagttatattcttgtacataggagcagtattatagtagt
This region of Leptodactylus fuscus isolate aLepFus1 chromosome 8, aLepFus1.hap2, whole genome shotgun sequence genomic DNA includes:
- the SOX8 gene encoding transcription factor SOX-8; translated protein: MLNMSSEQDQAPDAPCSPAGTASSMSHVSDSDSDSPLSPAGSDSHRPVGINKNDPEGPMDERFPACIREAVSQVLKGYDWSLVPMPVRGSGSLKAKPHVKRPMNAFMVWAQAARRKLADQYPHLHNAELSKTLGKLWRLLSENEKRPFVEEAERLRVQHKKDHPDYKYQPRRRKSVKAGQSDSDSGAELGHHPGSQMYKSDSGLGGMGDGHLHGEHAGQNHGPPTPPTTPKTDLHHGGKQELKHEGRRLMDNGRQNIDFSNVDINELSSEVINNIETFDVHEFDQYLPLNGHGALSADHGQNPTAPPYAAPYAHPAGNPQAPVWSHKSPSNSTSSSESSQQRPHIKTEQLSPSHYSDQSHGSPTHSDYNSYSTQACATTVSSSSIPSPFPSSQCDYTDLPSSNYYNPYSSYPSSLYQYPYFHSSRRPYATPILNSLSIPPSHSPNSNWDQPVYTTLTRP